From Antennarius striatus isolate MH-2024 chromosome 9, ASM4005453v1, whole genome shotgun sequence, one genomic window encodes:
- the LOC137601024 gene encoding zinc finger protein 85-like: MKAEDGAAQTASVDNLPVISSVVGAANIDLLISNSSHVSVSHEERGETRRKDVEAEFQLQYQGTSNTSKKPYVCKICKTGYTTRNSLKDHMKNHTGERPYRCKTCGKDFIDSSTLIRHERIHTGERPYRCETCGKDFSCSSTLIKHERIHSGEKPYRCETCGKDFRCSSTLIKHKRVHTGEKPYRCKTCEKGFIDNSGLIKHERVHTGEKPYRCETCGKDFMFRSGLTIHKRIHTGEKPYRCETCGKDFMFSSGLTIHKRIHTGEKPYRCETCGKDFMDNSGLIVHKRIHTGEKPYRCKTCGEDFTRKTTLNKHMIIHTGENPYRCETCEKSFRLKWILTEHMRMHTGEMPYRCKICGKRFRRSGRLTEHMRIHNGEMPYRCQTCGKDFMFNCYLKKHMTVHTGEKPYSCETCEKDFRSSHALIRHERIHTGDRPCRCETCGKDFWYNSDLIIHERIHTGEKPYRCETCGKDFRRNDYLTRHMRIHTE; the protein is encoded by the coding sequence atgaaagctgaagatggtgcagcacagacagcctctgttgacaacctgccagttatcagctctgtggtgggagcagcaaacattgacctgctgatctctaacagctctcatgtatcTGTCAGccatgaggagagaggagaaacaagaagaaaagatgTTGAGGCTGAGTTTCAGCTTCAGTACCAGGGAACAAGTAACACCAGTAAGAAgccatatgtttgtaaaatatgtaagaCAGGTTACACAACACGCAACAGTTTGAAAGACCACATGAAAAaccacacaggtgagaggccttacaggtgtaaaacatgtggcaaagaTTTTATTGACAGTAGTACGTTGATAAGacatgagagaatccacactggagagaggccgtacaggtgtgaaacatgtgggaaagattttagttGCAGTAGTACATTGATAAAACATGAGAGAATCCACAGtggagagaagccttacaggtgtgaaacatgtgggaaggATTTTAGATGCAGTAGTACGTTGATAAAACATAAAagagtccacactggagagaagccttacaggtgtaaAACATGTGAGAAAGGTTTTATTGACAATAGTGGGTTGATAAAACATGAGAgagtccacacaggtgagaagccttacaggtgtgaaacatgtgggaaagattttatgttCCGTAGTGGGTTGACGATACACAAGAGAATCcatacaggtgagaagccttacaggtgtgaaacatgtgggaaagattttatgttCAGTAGTGGGTTGACAATACACAAGAGAATCCATACAGGTGAAAAGCcgtacaggtgtgaaacatgtgggaaagatttcatGGACAATAGTGGGTTGATAGTACataagagaatccacacaggtgagaagccttacaggtgtaaAACATGTGGGGAAGATTTCACACGGAAAACAACCTTGAATAAACACATGAtcatccacacaggtgagaacccttacaggtgtgaaacatgtgagaAAAGTTTTAGACTTAAATGGATTTTGACAGAACACATGAGAATGCACACTGGAGAGATGCCATATAGATGTAAAATATGTGGAAAAAGGTTCAGACGTTCTGGTAGATTGACAgagcacatgagaatccacaatGGAGAGATGCCTTATAGATGTCAAAcgtgtgggaaagattttatgttCAATTGTTACCTGAAAAAACACATGACAGTgcacactggagagaagccttacagCTGTGAAACATGTGAGAAAGATTTTAGGTCCAGTCATGCGTTGATAAGACAcgagagaatccacactggtgaCAGGCCTtgcaggtgtgaaacatgtgggaaagatttttgGTACAATAGTGACTTGATAATACAcgagagaatccacactggagaaAAGCCTTataggtgtgaaacatgtggcaaagaTTTCAGAAGGAATGATTATTTGACTcgccacatgagaatccacacggAGTGA